One segment of Drosophila ananassae strain 14024-0371.13 chromosome 3R, ASM1763931v2, whole genome shotgun sequence DNA contains the following:
- the LOC6496842 gene encoding zinc carboxypeptidase has protein sequence MSVNIFLVALALIGLAQGASFGQDSRIRYDNYSVYKVRFETKDQKDLLKQLAEDRNNFRLWHEAKNEVHLMISPSALNEFEKQVLRANVSAELFIENVQALINTEEAENFMVSRDGSFGWKKYNTLEEIYAWLDEILAAYPVITEGFELGQSYENRTIRGIKISYKSGNPGVFIESNIHAREWITSATATWLINEFLTSTDDFVRQLAESHDWYIIPVLNVDGFVYTHVKDRMWRKTRQPSAISTCVGVDPNRNYDSHWMENGGASDNPCAEDYGGPAPFSEPEIQAMANYVSSIKDKINVLIAFHSYSQLLLSPYGHTSEEYPPNFDDQMEVAKAYADAVESLPYGTVYRYGSSAGILYPASGATIDWAYNEQDIDITYTIEFRDTGRYGFILPPTHIIPNAEEALIGIVALLDKCEELGYLKLKTL, from the exons ATGTCAGTGAATATATTTCTAGTAGCCTTGGCATTAATTGGCCTGGCCCAAGGAGCCAGTTTTGGCCAGGACAGCAGGATACGTTATGATAACTATTCCGTATACAAAGTTCGATTCGAAACAAAAGACCAAAAGGATTTGCTAAAACAGTTGGCTGAAGATCGTAATAAT TTCAGGCTATGGCACGAGGCCAAGAATGAGGTCCATTTGATGATTAGTCCTAGCGCCttaaatgaatttgaaaagCAAGTTTTGAGAGCCAACGTGAGTGCAGAGCTTTTTATAGAGAATGTTCAAGC GCTTATCAATACCGAGGAAGCTGAAAACTTTATGGTCAGCAGAGATGGCTCTTTTGGCTGGAAAAAGTACAACACCTTGGAAGAAATTTACGCCTGGCTGGACGAAATCTTGGCGGCCTATCCTGTGATAACCGAAGGATTTGAACTTGGACAATCCTATGAGAACCGGACTATTCGTGGCATCAAGATATCTTACAAGTCTGGCAATCCGGGAGTGTTTATAGAGTCCAACATCCATGCCAGGGAGTGGATCACTTCCGCCACAGCCACGTGGCTAATCAATGAATTCCTCACCTCCACGGATGATTTTGTCAGGCAACTGGCCGAAAGCCATGATTGGTACATTATTCCTGTGCTCAACGTGGATGGATTTGTTTATACTCATGTAAAG GATCGCATGTGGCGAAAAACACGTCAGCCCTCGGCTATTTCTACCTGTGTGGGAGTTGATCCCAATCGAAACTACGACTCCCACTGGATGGAAAACGGTGGAGCATCCGACAATCCCTGTGCCGAGGACTATGGAGGTCCTGCTCCCTTTTCCGAGCCAGAAATCCAGGCCATGGCAAACTATGTGTCCTCCATTAAGGACAAGATAAATGTCCTGATTGCCTTCCATTCGTATAGTCAGCTCTTGCTTTCGCCCTATGGCCACACAAGTGAAGAGTATCCCCCCAATTTCGATGACCAGATGGAAGTGGCCAAGGCCTATGCCGATGCAGTGGAAAGTCTGCCATATGGCACTGTTTACCGATACGGTTCATCTGCTGGAATACTTT ATCCCGCTTCCGGAGCCACCATTGACTGGGCCTACAATGAGCAGGACATTGACATCACATACACCATCGAGTTCCGCGACACTGGACGCTATGGTTTCATTCTGCCACCAACCCACATAATTCCCAATGCCGAGGAGGCATTAATTGGCATTGTTGCTCTCCTAGATAAGTGTGAAGAGCTGGGTTATCTGAAGCTCAAGACTTTGTAA
- the LOC116655995 gene encoding zinc carboxypeptidase → MRLLWLLFTVVALTSAGVLQDSTKKRYDNFKVYKLNIQNKIQLAAIEKLGELTQKYNVWREYDRNTKQVDIMVNPEEMPYFQQLLRLNNITSEVMVENVQALIDEEQVTATADSTAFGWTKYYELEEIQAWLDEVLAKYPAVTEEFVVGTSYEGRTIRGIKISHKSGNPGIFIESNIHAREWITSATATWFINELLTSVDAEVRNLADSYDWYIIPVFNVDGFEYSHRKDRMWRKTRQPHATNACIGADANRNFDSHWLESNGASDNPCSETFAGDQPGSEPEAKALAEFLTNNQDKFDAYFSFHSYGQYLLSPYGHTSTEFPENYDDILAMGKAFADAIEALPYGTAYRYGSTAFVLYVATGTSVDWVFNELDKKIGFTIEYRDTGRYGFILPPVQIIPNCEELLVGMLALIEKSKELGYF, encoded by the exons ATGCGTTTGCTGTGGTTGCTCTTCACGGTGGTAGCTCTTACGAGCGCCGGAGTCCTTCAGGACTCTACCAAGAAGCGTTACGACAACTTTAAGGTGTACAAACTGAACatccaaaacaaaattcagctgGCAGCCATTGAAAAGCTGGGAGAACTCACCCAGAAGTACAATGTCTGGAGGGAGTACGACAGGAACACCAAGCAGGTGGATATTATGGTGAATCCTGAGGAGATGCCCTACTTCCAGCAGCTTTTGAGACTCAATAACATCACCAGTGAAGTGATGGTCGAAAATGTCCAAGC GCTTATCGATGAAGAGCAAGTCACCGCCACCGCCGATAGCACCGCCTTTGGCTGGACAAAGTACTACGAGCTGGAGGAGATTCAGGCCTGGCTGGATGAAGTTCTGGCCAAATATCCCGCCGTCACAGAGGAATTCGTGGTCGGCACGTCCTACGAGGGTCGCACTATTCGCGGCATTAAGATATCCCACAAATCCGGCAATCCTGGCATTTTCATTGAGTCCAACATCCATGCCAGGGAATGGATCACATCCGCCACTGCTACCTGGTTCATCAACGAGCTGTTGACCTCCGTGGATGCTGAGGTGCGAAATCTGGCTGACAGCTATGACTGGTACATTATTCCTGTCTTTAACGTGGATGGCTTCGAGTACTCGCACAGAAAG GATCGCATGTGGCGCAAGACCCGCCAACCCCATGCCACCAACGCTTGTATTGGCGCCGATGCCAATCGCAACTTCGACTCCCATTGGTTGGAGTCCAATGGTGCTTCTGACAATCCCTGCAGCGAAACATTTGCTGGAGATCAGCCTGGCTCGGAGCCGGAAGCCAAAGCCTTGGCTGAGTTTCTCACCAACAACCAGGACAAATTCGATGCCTACTTCTCCTTCCATTCCTACGGACAGTATTTGCTGTCCCCCTATGGACATACTTCCACGGAATTTCCCGAAAACTATGATGATATTCTGGCCATGGGAAAGGCTTTTGCCGATGCCATTGAAGCTCTGCCCTATGGAACTGCCTATCGATATGGATCCACTGCATTTGTTCTCT ATGTGGCAACTGGAACCTCTGTGGACTGGGTCTTCAACGAGTTGGACAAGAAGATAGGCTTCACCATTGAGTACCGTGACACAGGACGGTATGGTTTCATCCTCCCTCCGGTTCAAATTATTCCCAACTGTGAGGAACTCTTGGTGGGCATGTTGGCCCTGATTGAAAAATCCAAGGAACTGGGTTATTTCTAA